The Salvelinus fontinalis isolate EN_2023a unplaced genomic scaffold, ASM2944872v1 scaffold_0754, whole genome shotgun sequence genome includes the window tatcaagacaactggagcactggacgtgctaccgagctatacgtgctaacgagctatacgtgctaccgagctatacgtgctaacgagctatacgtgctaacgagctatacgtgctaccgagctatacgtgctaccgagctatacgtgctaccgagctatacgtgctaccgagctatacgtgctaccgagctatacgtgctaacgagctatacgtgctatacgtgctaacgagctatacgtgcgaATTGTAAGATGTAAGATTGTTAATACAATTGATTATAGACCAATTTATTATACTACGTCCATGTGTTTAGGCTGCAAGTATGTTGAAATTAAGTTGTTTTTCATTGGGGAAAAAAACTACAACTGCAACCGAACATATATTTGACGTTGGGCTTAAGTCTTATTTTCAACATCTTTTCAATGACATTTGGCTAAATGGGAATAGCGCAATGttaaaacacagttttaacgtgcCCAAATCAATacccaatatgcagaaacagtttgtgatatattgaatattgaaaacctaaacatgttgaagtgttgcattttgattcaagtgggtcaccaacgtggtaagtgtaacacaattttttttgtcactttttgttaaataaatagtactctttcaattcagggCCTGGGTTTTTCCGCTGAGGCTAAAACCaatagatagataatatagatagataatatCAACTGAACAGGGGACAAACGTTTATGGTTCTACATTCTGACATTCATTCAAATAGATCAAAACTTATTAAAAatctcctactacaatgttaaaacattctacattgtgacattatttcattgatatcatgaaacaactccttcatgtatgtattttctgatgtttaatcagagatattttatcagagtatctcttcccACATCGATCACAGCTATTAGGTTtcactcctgtgtgtgttctctggtgtactgtcagcTGGCTAGATCtaataaaactcttcccacattgatcacagctatgaggtttcACTCCTGTGTGTACTTGCTGGTGTctagtcagattgctagatgtagtaaaactcttcccacattgatcacagccataaggtttctctcctgtgtgtgttctctggtgttcagttagattgctagatgtagtaaaactcttcccacattgatcacagccataagctttctctcctgtgtgaatcctctggtgtatagttagattgccagatgtagtaaaactcttcccacattgatcacagctataaggtttctctcctgtgtgtccccgCTGGTGTCCTATCAGGCTGCTTAAGTGAGAAAAACTCGTCCCACATTGATAACAGccaaaaggtttctctccagtgtgtattctttggtgtgatttcagggtttgtagtAGAataaatctcttcccacattgatcacagctataaggtttctctcctgtgtgtgttctctggtgtatagtcagagagCTAGatatagtaaaactcttcccacattgatcacagctataaggtttctctcctgtgtgaattctctggtgtatagttagattgctagatgtagtaaaactcttcccacattgatcacagctataaggtttctctcctgtgtgtccccgCTGGTGTCCTATCAGGCTGCTTAAGTGAGAAAAACTCGTCCCACATTGATAACAGccaaaaggtttctctccagtgtgtattctttggtgtgatttcagggtttgtagtAGAataaatctcttcccacattgatcacagccgtaaggtttctctcctgtgtgaattctctggtgttcagttagattgctagatgtagtaaaactcttcccacattgatcacagctataaggtttctctccagtgtgaattcTTTGATGTATTTTAAGGTGTGATGAGTAGTTGAatcttttcccacagtcagagcagcagtgagatttctttcctgtgggtctctgctggtgtttcttgaggagttctgatctggagagactcttctctgccttgtcagcatcatgttgaggctccccagaggatccacgatagtcacgcctctctcctgtgtgaacgacaaagtcagatgattaaagatggttaaaggcccacaacagcagaaatccactgttaaTTTTaggtaaaaggtgatgcccagaATGTACCCGTgaagttgtacaacaattgacgtctgttcAATTTGAAAATTAAGCCGGTCAAGACAGCAACAATAGTCATATTtagtcttgttttcacattagtagtaacattgaTGATTGCAGGCTAGAAACACGTTTTTCaagttgttgaaactctaagcagtgtgccagatgacttttggtctccaatataggcccctttctgtgtttgatAAAATTGCGGCACGAGGGCATAGCACACACAATTTGGTTGCAGAAACTCCTccatgctaatgaggaaaccgctagttatggatgtagtatatctgcctggagcaaaaatgggGATCGAagattttcacaatgtattctgaacaTTACAGGgcaagatcaggagtgctactcaaggaaactcacattaagttctgtgtctattcactaattcaccaccgtgggggaaaactcaggggagttctcataggctgacagcaaaaacagcctccatttacaggttgattatgagtgcatttcacattacTTTTGGATTATAAATTGTAAGGCTCGCTTG containing:
- the LOC129847191 gene encoding zinc finger protein OZF-like, producing the protein MSSINYSTLVKEEEVCWTEKEALGLNIVVKEEKEEEDVTVKQKVEGEAVTLKEDEKDVSVKEEEDAFRVKEEKDVSVKEEDEEKEEDAVFVVKKEGEITVTLKDEEVEIGDLSNTRERRDYRGSSGEPQHDADKAEKSLSRSELLKKHQQRPTGKKSHCCSDCGKRFNYSSHLKIHQRIHTGEKPYSCDQCGKSFTTSSNLTEHQRIHTGEKPYGCDQCGKRFILLQTLKSHQRIHTGEKPFGCYQCGTSFSHLSSLIGHQRGHTGEKPYSCDQCGKSFTTSSNLTIHQRIHTGEKPYSCDQCGKSFTISSSLTIHQRTHTGEKPYSCDQCGKRFILLQTLKSHQRIHTGEKPFGCYQCGTSFSHLSSLIGHQRGHTGEKPYSCDQCGKSFTTSGNLTIHQRIHTGEKAYGCDQCGKSFTTSSNLTEHQRTHTGEKPYGCDQCGKSFTTSSNLTRHQQVHTGVKPHSCDQCGKSFIRSSQLTVHQRTHTGVKPNSCDRCGKRYSDKISLIKHQKIHT